A portion of the Camelus bactrianus isolate YW-2024 breed Bactrian camel chromosome 25, ASM4877302v1, whole genome shotgun sequence genome contains these proteins:
- the TMEM74 gene encoding transmembrane protein 74, with protein sequence MELHYLAKKSSQAALCDAVDWSAGGPPSDEADAAVTKAALCCQKHCMSIQKALEMEGSNLSPSLASPSSSLQDNVIQPDSLPQGHLNSGNNQITAERKICNCCSQELETSFTYVDENVNLDQRNRSSPSAKGSNHLGDLGWGNSNEWSHEAAISLISEDEDDTSSEATSSGKSVDYGFISAILFLVTGILLVIISYIVPRDVTVDPNTVAAREMERLEKESARLGAHLDRCVIAGLCLLTLGGVVLSCLLMMSMWKGELYRRDRFASSKESAKLYGSFSFRMKTSSNENTLELSLVEEDALAVQS encoded by the coding sequence ATGGAGCTCCACTACCTTGCTAAGAAGAGCAGCCAGGCAGCCCTGTGTGATGCTGTGGACTGGAGTGCAGGAGGACCTCCCAGTGACGAGGCAGATGCAGCAGTCACCAAAGCTGCTCTCTGCTGCCAGAAACACTGTATGTCAATACAAAAAGCCCTAGAGATGGAAGGGTCTAACCTTAGCCCTTCTCTAgcatccccttcctcctctctgcaaGACAATGTTATTCAGCCAGACTCCTTGCCACAGGGACATCTCAACTCAGGAAACAACCAAATAACAGCAGAACGGAAAATCTGCAACTGCTGTAGCCAGGAATTAGAAACCTCTTTTACCTACGTGGATGAGAACGTCAACCTGGATCAAAGGAACCGGAGCTCCCCTTCAGCAAAAGGGAGTAATCACCTGGGAGACCTTGGCTGGGGAAATTCAAATGAGTGGTCCCACGAGGCTGCCATATCCTTGATATCTGAAGATGAAGATGATACAAGTTCAGAAGCTACATCTTCAGGGAAGTCAGTAGACTATGGTTTCATCAGCGCTATCTTGTTCTTGGTCACTGGCATCTTGCTGGTGATCATCTCTTACATTGTCCCCCGGGATGTGACTGTGGATCCCAACACCGTGGCAGCCCGGGAGATGGAACGCCTGGAGAAGGAGAGTGCGAGGCTGGGGGCTCACCTGGACCGCTGTGTGATTGCTGGACTCTGTCTGCTCACGCTTGGGGGGGTCGTTCTGTCCTGTTTGCTAATGATGTCCATGTGGAAGGGAGAGCTCTATCGTCGTGACAGGTTTGCCTCTTCCAAAGAGTCTGCGAAACTCTATGGTTCCTTCAGCTTCAGGATGAAAACTAGCAGTAATGAAAACACCCTGGAACTGTCCTTGGTAGAGGAAGATGCTCTCGCTGTACAGAGTTAA